In the Leptotrichia sp. oral taxon 847 genome, one interval contains:
- the mnmG gene encoding tRNA uridine-5-carboxymethylaminomethyl(34) synthesis enzyme MnmG, whose amino-acid sequence MSKNYDVIIVGAGHAGVEAALASARQGLKTALFTIYLDSIAMMSCNPSIGGPGKSHLVSELGMLGGEMARHIDKYNLQLKNLNHTKGLASRITRAQADKYKYRIKMREIVENQENVEVVQAIVVDLKVCDKKVCGVVDNFGIEYGAKAVVLCTGTFLGGEYIMGDVKYSSGRVGEPASVDLPNRLEEYGFELDRYQTATPPRIAKKSIDFSKMQKLGGEKDPRYFSYETEKEYSETLPTWLTFTTPETIKVGKEMLKYSPIVTGIVSTKGPRHCPSLDRKIMNFPQKTDHQIFLEQESIESDEIYINGFTTAMPPFAQEAMLHTITGLENAQIVRYGYAVEYNFIPAHQLNLTLETKVLEGLYTAGTINGTSGYEEAACQGFIAGVNAARKILGKKEIVIDRSEGYIGVLIDDIINKKTPEPYRVLPSRAEYRLTLRQDNVFIRLLEKSKEIGILDKNTTKKLEDAVKEIDDETKRLKEITIYPTKENNEKLKSIEGGKENGMNSPVSAFDFLARKEINYDNLSEFCKTVNLSKLAKEQVEINAKYKIFIEREKAQIEKFKKLEEMEIPKNFDYENVKGLSNIAISGLIYGNPKNIGQASRISGVTYNDISILIAMLKSLQ is encoded by the coding sequence ATGAGTAAAAATTATGATGTAATAATAGTTGGAGCAGGACATGCGGGAGTGGAAGCAGCTTTGGCTTCAGCAAGACAAGGTCTAAAAACAGCTTTATTTACTATTTATTTGGACAGTATTGCTATGATGTCGTGCAATCCGTCAATTGGAGGACCTGGAAAAAGTCATTTGGTGTCAGAATTGGGAATGCTTGGCGGAGAAATGGCAAGGCATATTGATAAATATAATTTACAGCTTAAAAACTTAAATCATACAAAGGGACTTGCCTCAAGAATAACGAGAGCTCAAGCCGACAAATATAAATATAGAATTAAAATGAGAGAAATTGTGGAAAATCAAGAAAATGTGGAGGTTGTTCAAGCAATTGTCGTGGATTTAAAAGTTTGTGATAAAAAAGTATGCGGGGTTGTGGATAATTTTGGAATCGAATATGGGGCAAAAGCGGTTGTACTTTGTACAGGAACATTTTTAGGCGGAGAATACATTATGGGAGATGTTAAATATTCTTCGGGAAGAGTAGGGGAACCTGCGAGTGTTGATTTACCCAATAGATTGGAAGAATATGGATTTGAGCTGGACAGATACCAGACTGCAACGCCACCTAGAATTGCTAAAAAATCAATAGATTTTTCTAAAATGCAAAAACTGGGCGGAGAGAAAGATCCAAGATATTTTTCTTATGAAACTGAAAAGGAATACAGTGAAACACTTCCCACCTGGCTTACATTTACAACACCAGAAACGATAAAAGTTGGAAAAGAAATGTTAAAATATTCACCGATTGTAACGGGAATTGTAAGCACTAAAGGACCTAGACATTGTCCTTCACTTGATAGAAAAATTATGAATTTTCCGCAAAAAACCGACCACCAGATATTTTTGGAGCAGGAATCTATAGAATCAGATGAGATTTATATAAACGGATTTACGACTGCTATGCCGCCATTTGCACAAGAAGCTATGCTGCATACAATCACAGGCTTGGAGAATGCTCAAATCGTGCGATATGGGTATGCTGTGGAGTATAACTTCATTCCAGCTCATCAGCTCAATTTGACGCTTGAAACGAAGGTTTTGGAAGGGCTTTATACTGCGGGAACAATTAATGGGACAAGTGGATATGAAGAAGCGGCATGTCAAGGATTTATTGCGGGTGTGAATGCGGCTAGAAAAATTTTGGGAAAAAAAGAAATTGTGATTGACAGGAGTGAAGGATATATTGGAGTTTTGATTGACGATATAATTAATAAAAAAACACCGGAACCATATCGGGTGCTGCCGTCAAGAGCTGAATATAGGCTTACATTAAGACAGGACAATGTCTTTATAAGACTTCTTGAAAAATCAAAAGAAATCGGAATTTTGGATAAAAATACGACAAAAAAATTAGAAGATGCCGTAAAAGAAATTGACGATGAAACAAAAAGATTAAAAGAAATTACAATTTATCCGACGAAAGAGAATAATGAGAAATTAAAAAGTATTGAAGGTGGCAAAGAAAATGGTATGAATAGTCCTGTGTCGGCGTTTGACTTTTTGGCAAGAAAAGAAATTAATTACGATAACTTAAGTGAATTTTGCAAAACTGTGAATTTGTCAAAATTGGCGAAAGAACAAGTGGAAATAAATGCGAAATATAAAATTTTTATAGAGCGGGAAAAAGCTCAGATTGAAAAATTTAAAAAGTTGGAAGAGATGGAAATTCCCAAAAACTTTGATTATGAAAATGTAAAAGGACTGAGTAACATAGCAATTTCTGGATTAATCTACGGAAATCCTAAAAATATTGGACAAGCGAGTAGAATAAGTGGGGTAACCTACAATGATATTTCAATTTTAATTGCGATGTTAAAAAGTTTACAATAA